The Pseudomonas chlororaphis subsp. piscium genome contains the following window.
ATCTCTTCCTTACCCACGCTCACGCGATAAAAAGAAACGTGGTAAGGCGTTGGGTTATTGACCTGCAATTGATTGCCGGAGCGGCTGAACTTCAGGGCTTTATAGGCATCACTGGCGGAGCCGGACAAACCGGCCGGGCGATAGAACAGTTTGATTCGGGTTTTTACCGAAATCTGTAGTTGATTGGCGTCGGACTTTTCCGTGGCAGGAATCGACTTGATATTGACCCAGAACACCGACTCCTTGTTTTCGGCAAAGGTGCCGCCCGTACGGATAATACGCAGCACGTTTTCTTGCCCCGCATCAAGGCGAAACAGTGGCGGCGTCATGATGAAAGGGGCCTTCTGGGCGCCGCTGGCCGAGGTGTCCTCGATCCAGGACTGAATCAGGTAGGGCGTGGTTTTTTCCGGGTTCATGACGGAGATGGAGGCTTCTTTTTTCGAGCCGTCATACACCACACGTGTTCCGCCCACCACCACGCCGGCCCACGAAGTATGGGTGATACCTAAGAGGCAACTGGCGATACAAACGGACTTGAGCCAATGCATTGATAAGTGCTCCTTGAGTGGCTCCTCATTTCCTGTTCTTTTTCAGGGAAGTTGGTGCGACTTGAACATTCAGTCGTGCCGGGCATTAGCTGGCTTAATGCCCGGACTTTACGAGTTAGTTGTAAGTAACGGTGAAATCGCTGACGGCGTTCGCGGAACCGGCTACGACAGTCGCGTTAGTGGCAACGTACTTGGCAATGAAGTTGAAGGTGGTGTCAGCAGTGGTCGACAGTGCCTGGCTGGCCGACGTGCCACCGACCGGGATCTGAGTAACGGCGTCCTGCTCATACAGACCGATGCCGACACCGGTCGCTACGCCCGCGGTGTTGGTCAGTGCCAGCAGGCTGCTGTTCGCAGGGTTGGCCGGGCCGTCGAACTTGATGGTGGCGTTGTTGACGTTTGCCGGGCAAGAGGTCAGCACAATGTTGAAGCGCGTCGGAGCAGCGGTAGCGCCTACACTATTCAGGGCCGAGGATTGGACAGTACCCAAGGTGACGGTCTGGTTGGCGGTGTTTGCAGTAACGGTGCAAGCTGCGTCAGTAATGTTGCCGATGAAGTTGATGGTGCCGTCAGCGGCGTTGGCCATGCCTGCAAATGCACAACCAGTCAGCAGCGCTACAGCGGTCAAACTTTTCTTCATAGCGGTATTTCCTTCAGGTTAAGTAGGTTCTTGCAAAATATTTAATTGTTTCGCTCAACAACACAAACGCCGGACTATTGCTTTTTTAGGCAGCAGGTTTATATGCAGGCCGATTACCGTGATTGGGAGAGTGAATAACAACAACGCAATTGTGTGGGTAGTTGGCGTCAGATGCGCGAGGAAAAGACTATCGCGCTAAGAGAAAATTCTCGCGATAGCTCAGAATTATCTTGCCTAGAATTTAGCAGCCCGCGACTCAGCTATAATCACGCCCATCGTTGATGGTGATACTGAGTCCTGAGGTAGAAAGACAGCCGCTCCATGCACTGATAGAGACTGTTGATCGCTTCTGTGAGAGCGGAATGTTCCTGTTCGCCACAGGCTGTCTCGACCTCTTCGCAGGACTGAATCAAGGCTGAATAGCCAATGATCCTGGCGCCCCCTTTGATTCGATGGGCGAGATTCGAGAGCCCTTGCACATCATGTTGGGCGAACAACTTCTGTAGGCGCGTCATGTCCTCTTCATTGTTATTGTCCAGCTCCTGCAGGAGCTTTCTCATTGCCTCCTTGTCGCCACGGGTCAGTTGCTCAAGATTGGTGAGGTCGATCTCCTCGATGCCATCCTGCAGAGCCTCAAGCTCGGCCCTGGCGGGAGTCATCACCTCGGGCACAGTGCTAAGCCAGGCCTCCAGCGCCTTCAGGCCGATCGGCTTGAACAGGCACTCATCCATGCCGACCGCCAGGCAACGCAGCTTTTCTTCAGGTTGCGCATTGGCGGTGAGCCCCAGGATCAGGCAGGGCTCCAGCCCACGGGCATACTCCTCTTTGCGGATTGCCTGCGCCAGGTTATAGCCATTCATGATCGGCATATGGCAGTCGGTGATGACCACATCGAAATGACGATTGCGCCATGCTCGCAGGCCGTGGGCGCCGTCCACGGCATCTTCGACCTGATACCCCAGGTAGCCCAGCTGCTGGCACAGCAGAAGGCGGTTGGCGGGGTAGTCATCCACCACCAGCACGCGCAGGCTCCGCTCCCTGGTATCCACGGGCAACTCCTCGACCACCGCCTGTTCAACCAGTGGCTGGAGAACAGGCAAGTGCAGAGCGACCACAACTTGCGTGCCTTCGCCAAAGGCACTGGAAAGGGTCAGGGTTCCCCCCATCATTTCGCATAGCGAGCGGCTGATCATCAGGCCCAATCCCGATCCACTGTAGGATGACTGCGGATTGTTGCCGGCCTGGGCAAAAGGGTTGAACAGGATTTGTTGGTCCTGCCCAGAGATGCCGATTCCGCTGTCCTCGACCCTGAGGGTCATCTGCATAGACTTGCCATCCGAAGCCGGCTCGGCACGCATCTTCACCCAGACACTCCCCTCTTCTGTGAACTTGATCGCGTTGCTCAACAGATTGGAAAGGATCTGCTTGAACCGCAAAGGGTCTATCCATACGTCGCAATCCGAACAGACATCCAGTTCCAGGGCCAAGGACAAATGTTTCTGCTTGGCAACGCCCTCGAATACCCGGGTTACCGACTCCACGATTTTCAGCAGGTTGGCTCGCTCCGGTGCCAGCGAAAGCTTTCCGGACTCGATGCGGGAGATATCAAGGATATCTCCTATCAGGCCGAGCAGGTCCTTCGCGGTACCAGACGCGACCTCGATCGCGAAGCGGTCGGTCACCCCCTGTTCGGCTTTCTTCATGGCCAGTTCGAGCATGCCGATAACGGCATTCAGCGGCGTGCGAATCTCATGACTCATGGCAGCCAGAAAGGTGGTTTTTGCCCGGTTGGCCGCATCGGCGGCATTCTTGGCTTCACTCAACTCATGCAGCAGTTGCTGGCGTGCGCTGACATCGATCCAGCCGGCGACCATCCCGCTAACCTCACCATCGGACCCTCGATACGGCAATGCCCAATGGTAGATTTTCAAGGTTCGCCCATCTGTCATGGTCAGGTCTCGATCATGTAGATGGGCTTCTCCCTTGCCCATCAGCGCCAGGCAATACCTGTGGTAGTTTTCCGCCTCGTTCCTGTCGGCAAAGGGTTCATCAAGTGCCGAGGTACCAATGAGTTCCCCTTCGCTAAGACCGATCATGCTCTGGTAACTACTATTGCAGGCGACCATTCGCCCCATGCGATCACGGATGTAGAGAGGGTGAGGTGTTCCATCCAGCATCTTGCGAGTCAGTTCGTAGCGGCTTTCAAGCAAGCGGTATTCATTTGCGCGTACATTCTGTGCATGGCGTGAAAGACGGTACTGAACAATATTCAGGGTTACCGAAAGCAAGATAAAAACAATAAGCAAGCACATGAAGTAACTCATCGAACAAAACCAGAAAGTTTACTAAGTTCAGCCGACTATCGTGACTCAGCCAACCCGATGCAGCAGATGGCAGAAAGAAGCAACACTAGAGTTTTGCTGGCGCACCTTTTGGTGCAGAGTAAGTTTTAGCCAATAAATAATAGATATATACCGATAAAAACCTGCCTATATCAGATTGTTGCGCTTGGCAAAGTCAGCCAGATAAATAACTGATTTGACCTTGAGCTTTTCTATAAGCTTGACCTTGTAGGCGCTGACCGTCTTATTGCTGATCAGCAGGGCCGTTCCTATTTCCTTGTTTCCCAGGCCACTCGCAAGCATCTGTATTATGCTCAGCTCGCGGTCCGACAGGCTTTTGATCAGATCAGCATCCGATACATGAATATCACTGCTGCGCACCGAACTGGCAGACAGGTTGGGGAAGAAGCTATAGCCGTCCATGACAGCACTGATGGCTCTGACCAACTCATCCAGATGGCTGGTTTTTGATACGAAACCAGCGGCTCCCGCCTTCATGCAGCGCAGGGAATATATCTCCGCGGCCTGCGAGGTAAAGACCAGGATCTTGATGGGAAGGTCCATCATTCCGATGCGCGTGATGACTTCAAGCCCACCCATCTTGGGCATGGAAATATCGAGCACCATGATGGTCGGCACATGCAAACGGGCCAGTTGCAAGGCTTCGGCACCGTTCTCCGCTTCCGCGACTATGTCGAATCCCCTTTCGCACAAGATGTTCCTGAGTGTCAGCCTGATCAGCGGGTGATCGTCCGCTATAATTGCCTTATACATACAATGTCCAATAAGTTGCGTGATGTTGAGAAAGTAGAAGTCAGCGATTTCTTTTCAGATGATTTTCAAAATTTTCCTGGCTCAACCAACTCTGAAAATCCAGCCCGGTCATCGGCCTGGCCAGATAATAGCCTTGCCCGAAAGTACACCCCATATTGATCAAGCGTTCCAACATGCTCCGATTACTGATGCCCTCGATGACCAGACTTTTGCCCAAGGCATGGGCAAGCGCCTGGGCACTGGAAATCAGTGAATGATCATGGGTGTCCTTTATTCCTTCGATAATACTTGCGTCGAGCTTTATCTGGCTGAGCGGCAGCTGGCTCAACAAGGAAAGGGAAAAAAAGCCGCTGCCGAAGTTGTCGACCGACAGATTGCAGCCCATCTTGTGCAACTCAGAAAGATGCTCTCTTGTTGCTGGGCACAGGTCGGAAAGACAATTTTCCGCCAGTTCGAAGGTCAAGATGCTTCCAGCGAACCCATAGCGCTTGAGAGAGGTTTTTATATGCTCTACCAGTTCACGCTTGATCAGTTGGGAAATATGCAGATTGAAGGCCAGCCCCAGTTGCGTAGGTTGATTGAGTGTCTGCAGCAACATCAGCCCCTGGTCCAGTAACTGCTTGAACATCTCATCAATCAGGTCATAGGCAACCATGGCTGCCAGGAAGTCTTTGGGCAGCAGCACGCCTTTGCGCGGATGCTCCCAGCGCGCCAGCACTTCGACACCTGCCAGGCTGGCGTCGGCCAGCAGGAATTTAGGTTGATACCAGCCACGGAAATGCCCCAAGGCCAGGCTGCGGCGTATTTCCACTTCGTTGGGCAGCATTGAAAGCACGGCTTGAGGCGCAGCATGAGACTGACCGATCGCTCCTCCTGGCTCATAGCGCAGCAACAGGTCATAGAGTGACCGGAGCTCAAAAGGCGCAGACAGAATTCCCAATATCGGCAGCCCCGAAAGGCTTCCCAGACACTCCAGCGCCCTGTGCAAATCCGCACTGCATTCGCCGCACAACACCACCGCCCGTGCCCGCTGCTTTTCTCCAGCCCGGCCAAGAAAATCCAGACCCTCGAGCCCTTTGTGATCCAGGCTGCAAATAATGACCCCGACATCGCCTGCCTGGATTATCTGGTCCATGGCCTGCTCAGGTTCACTGGCTTGCAGGACATCACGTACACCCAGTCGATATAGCATCTGTACCAATACGGTGCGTTGGGACAGGTGGCTCTCCAGGACGAGAACACGAGGGCAAATCATTTTGACTACTCGAGAAAATTTGAGGGGGGATTGTTCAGAGCTCTACCACCGCCTTCAAGGCGACCTTTCTCGGGCACTTCAAGAAATTTCTCGTGCGACACGCAAAGGGAGGAGCACGCTCATTGAGCAGTCGGTATTCCAGCCCGATCAGCTATCAAAGGGCTGGTGACAAGTATGAGGGGGGGCAGGACGGCATGGTAATCACTGTAACGAGTTACCCTACCCGGGTTAGTCGGTGGAATGAGGCGAGTTACAGGGGGGAATGAAAAGCACGAAATCAGGCGTTACCCAACACCTGGTGGAGGGAGAGACTGTTTACGTTGGGTATGGCACCGGCATCCGAATGGACAAAAGAAATCGGCCGATGCCTCTGCACCGCACCAAGCGGATTGGTCGCTGCAATCCTTGCCACTGGGTCTAGTGGTGATTGTTGCCCTGCTGCTCCAATCCAGCTCCTGCAGGACTCCGGCTGTGATCAAGCTGAGCAGAACATCACCCTGCTGTTATCGACGGGTGCAACCTGTAGCGATGGACCAAGCCAGCAGGGAGCAGCAGCTCATGATGCTCCCTAGTGATTGACGTGATTTAGCCGCGCCAGCCAACCTCGCGCAGTGCATGCAGCAGACGTTCACCGCCCAGGCCGGGCACCAGCACACCTTCGGCATTCTGCATATCGACCCCGGCCAGCAAGGCGTTGATGATGGCCTCTTCCACGGCTTCGGCCGCCGCCATGAACAGCGGGGTAATGTGGTCGTTACTGAGCATCTCAACCGGCATGGCAAAAGGCACGCCTTTACGTCCGTAGGCGGCCGGCGGCAGCTTCTGGTCCGCACAGGAGAAGGCGACAAAGAGATCGCCGCTGGCATCTTCGGTACCGCCGCCGGTACGCGCAATGCCGATGGATGCGCGCTGTGCCAGGCGCTGGCACTGGTGCGGCAGCAAAGGCGCATCCGTAGCAATGATCACCACGATAGAGCCCATTCCTGGCTCGCCACGATCAGCAAATGGTGACGGAATATCGCCCAGTACTCGACCCACCGGGTAGCCGTCGACGCGCAACTCTTGACGCTGGCCATGGTTGGCCTGCACCAGCGCGCCTATCGTCCAGCCTCCTTGCTCCGTCGAGAGTTTGCGTGAGGCGGTGCCAATACCGCCTTTGAACTCATGGCAGATCATCCCCGTCCCCCCGCCCACTGCGCCTTCGGCCACAGGACCGGATTTCGAACTGGCCAGCGCATCGCGCACATGCTTGGGATTGACATGCTGCCCCCAGATATCGTTGAGCAACCCATCGTAAGTTTCCAGAACCACCGGCATACACCAGTACTCCGAGGGATCAGCCAGCGCATCACGCTCCGCGGCGATCAGCGCATCACGCACGACACCCACACTGTGGGTATTGGTGATAGCGATGGGGGTGCTCAACAAGCCAGCCTCGCGAATCCATTCCAGACCCGTCGCGTCTCCGTTGCCGTTGAGCACATGCAGGCCCGCGAAACAAGGATCGAGACGCGCCTCACCGGCGCGCGGTTGCACCACCGTCACGCCTGTACGGATCTGCTTGCCGTCGGTGGCATCGGAAATCAGGGTACTGTGGCCGACGCGAACACCGGGGACATCGGTAATAGCATTAAATTCGCCGGTGGTACCGACACCGACAGTGATACCGAGTTGACGAGCACGCATGGGGACTCCTTTGAGAATAAGACTGCAAGAAAGAACGACGGCGTGACCTTCCTGAGGGACGCTACCCGGACGCAATCTAGCGAGGCGACAACGCACGGCCAATCACCGTAAGGAGTTACACCTCTTGACGCAGATATATGAAGTGGAGGAAAACCGACGGTACTTTTCAGGGGCATGGGAATGCATCAGATATTTCGCGAAGTCAGCATGCACTCCAACCTAGGTCGTGTAATCGAGCATATTGGGCGACCCCG
Protein-coding sequences here:
- a CDS encoding response regulator transcription factor; translated protein: MYKAIIADDHPLIRLTLRNILCERGFDIVAEAENGAEALQLARLHVPTIMVLDISMPKMGGLEVITRIGMMDLPIKILVFTSQAAEIYSLRCMKAGAAGFVSKTSHLDELVRAISAVMDGYSFFPNLSASSVRSSDIHVSDADLIKSLSDRELSIIQMLASGLGNKEIGTALLISNKTVSAYKVKLIEKLKVKSVIYLADFAKRNNLI
- a CDS encoding EAL domain-containing protein produces the protein MDQIIQAGDVGVIICSLDHKGLEGLDFLGRAGEKQRARAVVLCGECSADLHRALECLGSLSGLPILGILSAPFELRSLYDLLLRYEPGGAIGQSHAAPQAVLSMLPNEVEIRRSLALGHFRGWYQPKFLLADASLAGVEVLARWEHPRKGVLLPKDFLAAMVAYDLIDEMFKQLLDQGLMLLQTLNQPTQLGLAFNLHISQLIKRELVEHIKTSLKRYGFAGSILTFELAENCLSDLCPATREHLSELHKMGCNLSVDNFGSGFFSLSLLSQLPLSQIKLDASIIEGIKDTHDHSLISSAQALAHALGKSLVIEGISNRSMLERLINMGCTFGQGYYLARPMTGLDFQSWLSQENFENHLKRNR
- a CDS encoding fimbrial protein; this encodes MKKSLTAVALLTGCAFAGMANAADGTINFIGNITDAACTVTANTANQTVTLGTVQSSALNSVGATAAPTRFNIVLTSCPANVNNATIKFDGPANPANSSLLALTNTAGVATGVGIGLYEQDAVTQIPVGGTSASQALSTTADTTFNFIAKYVATNATVVAGSANAVSDFTVTYN
- a CDS encoding P1 family peptidase, whose protein sequence is MRARQLGITVGVGTTGEFNAITDVPGVRVGHSTLISDATDGKQIRTGVTVVQPRAGEARLDPCFAGLHVLNGNGDATGLEWIREAGLLSTPIAITNTHSVGVVRDALIAAERDALADPSEYWCMPVVLETYDGLLNDIWGQHVNPKHVRDALASSKSGPVAEGAVGGGTGMICHEFKGGIGTASRKLSTEQGGWTIGALVQANHGQRQELRVDGYPVGRVLGDIPSPFADRGEPGMGSIVVIIATDAPLLPHQCQRLAQRASIGIARTGGGTEDASGDLFVAFSCADQKLPPAAYGRKGVPFAMPVEMLSNDHITPLFMAAAEAVEEAIINALLAGVDMQNAEGVLVPGLGGERLLHALREVGWRG
- a CDS encoding fimbrial biogenesis chaperone; its protein translation is MHWLKSVCIASCLLGITHTSWAGVVVGGTRVVYDGSKKEASISVMNPEKTTPYLIQSWIEDTSASGAQKAPFIMTPPLFRLDAGQENVLRIIRTGGTFAENKESVFWVNIKSIPATEKSDANQLQISVKTRIKLFYRPAGLSGSASDAYKALKFSRSGNQLQVNNPTPYHVSFYRVSVGKEEITNAGMVAPQSSLTWTIPAGASGAASWQAINDFGGVSADASAPL
- a CDS encoding ATP-binding protein, with amino-acid sequence MSYFMCLLIVFILLSVTLNIVQYRLSRHAQNVRANEYRLLESRYELTRKMLDGTPHPLYIRDRMGRMVACNSSYQSMIGLSEGELIGTSALDEPFADRNEAENYHRYCLALMGKGEAHLHDRDLTMTDGRTLKIYHWALPYRGSDGEVSGMVAGWIDVSARQQLLHELSEAKNAADAANRAKTTFLAAMSHEIRTPLNAVIGMLELAMKKAEQGVTDRFAIEVASGTAKDLLGLIGDILDISRIESGKLSLAPERANLLKIVESVTRVFEGVAKQKHLSLALELDVCSDCDVWIDPLRFKQILSNLLSNAIKFTEEGSVWVKMRAEPASDGKSMQMTLRVEDSGIGISGQDQQILFNPFAQAGNNPQSSYSGSGLGLMISRSLCEMMGGTLTLSSAFGEGTQVVVALHLPVLQPLVEQAVVEELPVDTRERSLRVLVVDDYPANRLLLCQQLGYLGYQVEDAVDGAHGLRAWRNRHFDVVITDCHMPIMNGYNLAQAIRKEEYARGLEPCLILGLTANAQPEEKLRCLAVGMDECLFKPIGLKALEAWLSTVPEVMTPARAELEALQDGIEEIDLTNLEQLTRGDKEAMRKLLQELDNNNEEDMTRLQKLFAQHDVQGLSNLAHRIKGGARIIGYSALIQSCEEVETACGEQEHSALTEAINSLYQCMERLSFYLRTQYHHQRWA